The Ornithinimicrobium faecis genome includes a window with the following:
- a CDS encoding DinB family protein, whose amino-acid sequence MTTEPHETTGSTERETLIEIYDDQRRNLLIAMRGLTEEAARTRSTSSQLTLGGLLKHVTLNEQGWITTITQADPEAVFDMEAAAHAYELTGDETFEQWQAEFAAQAERTNAFIREVPDLDAAIPLPKAPWDPEPGQQSVRRILLHMFRETAHHSGHADIIREELDGGNTTMTLAHDAGMTFGEG is encoded by the coding sequence ATGACGACTGAGCCGCACGAGACGACAGGATCCACCGAGCGCGAGACTCTCATCGAGATCTATGACGATCAGCGGCGCAACCTGCTGATCGCCATGCGTGGGCTTACCGAGGAGGCGGCCCGCACGCGGAGCACCTCGAGCCAGCTCACGCTGGGCGGGCTGCTCAAGCACGTCACGCTGAATGAGCAGGGCTGGATCACCACCATCACCCAGGCCGATCCCGAGGCAGTGTTCGACATGGAGGCTGCCGCCCATGCTTACGAGCTCACCGGAGACGAGACGTTCGAGCAGTGGCAGGCCGAGTTCGCAGCGCAGGCCGAGCGCACCAACGCTTTCATCCGCGAGGTCCCCGACCTGGACGCGGCGATCCCGCTGCCCAAGGCTCCGTGGGACCCCGAGCCCGGGCAGCAGAGCGTGCGCCGCATCCTGCTCCACATGTTCCGCGAGACCGCCCACCACAGCGGTCACGCCGACATCATCCGCGAGGAGCTGGACGGTGGCAACACCACGATGACGTTGGCGCACGACGCAGGAATGACCTTCGGCGAGGGCTGA
- a CDS encoding ABC transporter ATP-binding protein translates to MIHAAGLTKDFTIGRQEIVHAVRGIDLRVEEGEVVALLGPNGAGKTTSMRMLTTLIEPTSGTAKVAGYDVARQPAQVRKHLGYVGQGNGAGHTQRVGDELYAQGVIYGLDRRTARSRGTELLEALDLRGMHKRKVTDLSGGQRRRLDVAMGLVHAPPLLVLDEPSTGLDPQNRANLWEHITRLRTEHAMTVLLSTHYLDEADTMADRVVIVDHGQVIADDTPEALKSQHAADRLTVTTTGEAAARTLAEVVGRWAATTQVEVTGPVVTATITHGAARVSELVHAADDAELQLTEVQVRRPTLDDVFLTLTGRSLREANQTGTDDTPAHDATEVAA, encoded by the coding sequence ATGATCCACGCAGCAGGACTCACCAAGGACTTCACGATCGGACGCCAGGAGATCGTCCATGCCGTCCGCGGCATCGACCTGCGGGTCGAGGAGGGTGAGGTGGTCGCCCTGCTCGGTCCCAACGGGGCGGGCAAGACCACGAGTATGCGGATGCTCACCACCCTCATCGAGCCCACCTCGGGCACGGCAAAGGTCGCCGGGTATGACGTGGCACGGCAGCCCGCCCAGGTGCGCAAACACCTCGGTTATGTCGGCCAGGGCAACGGTGCCGGACACACCCAGCGCGTGGGGGACGAGCTCTATGCCCAGGGCGTCATCTACGGCCTGGACCGCCGGACCGCGCGCTCGCGGGGCACCGAGCTGCTGGAGGCCCTGGACCTGCGCGGGATGCACAAGCGCAAGGTCACCGATCTCTCAGGGGGACAGCGGCGCCGGCTCGATGTCGCGATGGGCCTGGTCCACGCACCGCCGCTGCTGGTGCTGGACGAGCCCTCGACGGGTCTGGACCCGCAGAACCGGGCCAACCTCTGGGAGCACATCACCCGGCTGCGCACCGAGCACGCCATGACGGTGCTGCTCAGCACCCACTATCTGGACGAGGCGGACACGATGGCAGACCGGGTCGTGATCGTGGACCACGGGCAGGTCATCGCCGACGACACCCCGGAGGCACTGAAGAGCCAGCACGCCGCGGACCGGCTGACCGTCACCACCACCGGGGAGGCTGCGGCCCGGACCCTGGCGGAGGTCGTCGGCCGGTGGGCTGCCACCACCCAGGTCGAGGTCACCGGACCCGTCGTCACCGCGACGATCACCCACGGCGCCGCGCGGGTCAGCGAGCTGGTGCACGCCGCAGACGACGCGGAGCTCCAGCTCACCGAGGTCCAGGTGCGCCGCCCGACGCTCGACGACGTCTTCCTCACCCTGACCGGGCGGAGTCTGCGCGAGGCCAACCAGACCGGCACCGACGACACCCCCGCCCACGACGCCACGGAGGTGGCGGCATGA
- a CDS encoding ABC transporter permease has translation MTTQTQLSAYDLVAERRSFVSDTGIVLMRELRPMLHDPFSVLFSLVQPIFFLALFGPLLSGNLGGGVPGGDVWQWFVPAILVMTSLFGSSVVGSNLLYEMQTGAHERMLVTPLSRSAQLVGRALKEIVTLLAQAALIVLVMLPFGFTLYPVGAVLGLALLGVLGVGLGSLSYALAIAVRKQDWMFWVVQQTVLFPVMILSGMLLPLDGGPGWMRALSSVNPLTYVVEAERALFAGDLANTDVLWGAVAAGLTALIGLTVGIRAMQGSAG, from the coding sequence ATGACCACCCAGACCCAGCTGTCGGCATACGACCTCGTGGCGGAACGCCGCTCGTTTGTCAGTGACACCGGCATCGTGCTCATGCGCGAGCTGCGACCGATGCTGCACGACCCGTTCTCCGTGCTGTTCAGCCTGGTCCAGCCGATCTTCTTCCTGGCGCTGTTCGGGCCGCTGCTGTCCGGCAACCTCGGTGGGGGCGTCCCAGGCGGTGATGTGTGGCAGTGGTTCGTCCCGGCGATCCTGGTGATGACCTCGCTCTTTGGCTCCTCGGTGGTCGGCTCCAACCTGCTCTATGAGATGCAGACTGGCGCCCACGAGCGGATGCTGGTCACGCCGCTGAGCCGGTCTGCTCAGCTGGTCGGACGCGCGCTGAAGGAGATCGTCACGCTCCTCGCGCAGGCGGCACTGATCGTGCTCGTCATGCTGCCGTTCGGGTTCACCCTCTATCCGGTCGGGGCCGTCCTGGGGCTGGCGCTGCTCGGCGTCCTCGGAGTCGGGTTGGGCTCGCTGAGCTATGCGCTGGCGATCGCCGTCCGCAAGCAGGACTGGATGTTCTGGGTGGTGCAGCAGACCGTGCTCTTCCCGGTGATGATCCTGTCCGGGATGCTGCTGCCGCTGGACGGCGGGCCGGGCTGGATGCGGGCGTTGTCGAGCGTGAATCCACTGACCTATGTCGTGGAGGCCGAGCGCGCCCTGTTTGCCGGTGACCTGGCCAACACCGACGTCCTGTGGGGTGCCGTCGCGGCTGGTCTGACGGCCCTCATCGGGCTCACTGTGGGGATCCGCGCCATGCAGGGCAGCGCCGGCTGA